The sequence AATTGGGATCCTAATTCATATAGATACAAATGGTCTAATGGGAGCAATAATTTCCAGGAACATTTGGAACATTTCATTTCTGAGCAGAAGAGCCGTTTTCTTTTTCAAGTAGTGTTCGATCGATTACGTATTAATCAATATTCGATTGATTGGTCTGAGGTTATCGACAAAAAAGATTTGTCTAAGTCACTTCCTTTCTTTTTGTCCAAGTTACTTCTTTTTTTGTCCAAGTTTCTTCTCTTTTTGTCTAACTCACTTCCTTTTTTCTTTGTGAGTTTCGGGAATATCCCCATTCATAGGTCCGAGATCCATATCTATGAGTTGAAAGGTCCGAATGATCAACTCTGCAATCAGCTGTTAGAACCAATAGGTCTTCAAATCGTTCATTTGAAAAAATGGAAACCCTTTTTATTGGATGATCATGATACTTCCCAAAAATCGAAATTTTTGATCAATGGAGGAACAATATCACCATTTTTGTTCAATAAGATACCAAAGTGGATGATTGACTCATTCCATACTAGAAATAATCGCAGGAAATCTTTTGATAACACGGATTCCTCTTTCTCAATGATATCCCACGATCAAGACAATTGGCTGAATCCCGTGAAACCATTTCATAGAAGTTCATTGATATCTTCTTTTTATAAAGCAAATCGACTTCGATTCTTGAATAATCTACATCATTTCTGCTTCTATTGTAACAAAAGATTCCCTTTTTATGTGGAAAAGGCCCGTATCAAGAATTATGATTTTACGTATGGACAATTCCTCAATATCCTGTTCATTCGCAACAAAATATTTTCTTTGTGCGGCGGTAAAAAAAAACATGCTTTTTTGGAGAGAGATACTATTTCACCAATCGAGTCACAGGTATCTAACATATTCATACCTAATGATTTTCCACAAAGTGGTGACGAAAGCTTGTACAAATCTTTCCATTTTCCAATTCGACCCGATCCATTCGTTCGTAGAGCTATTTATTCTATCGCAGACGTTTCTGGAACACCTCTAACAGAGGGACAAATATTCAATTTTGAAAGAACTTATTGTCAACCTCTTTCGGATATTAATCTATCTGATTCAGAAGGGAAGAACTTGCATCAGTATCTCAATTTCAATTCAAACATGGGTTTGATTCACACTCCATGTTCTGAGAAATATTTACCATCCGAAAAAAGGAAAAAACGGAGTCTTTGTCTAAAGAAATGCGTTGAAAAGGGGCAGATGTATAGAACCTTTCAACGAGATAGTGCTTTCTCAACTCTCTCTAAATGGAATCTATTCCAAACATATATGCCATGGTTCCTTACTTCGACAGGGTACAAATATCTAAATTTGATATTTTTAGATACCTTTTCAGACCACCTATTACCGATACTAAGTAGCAGTCAAAAAATTGTATCCATTTTTCATGATATTATGCATGGATCAGATATATCATGGCGAATTCTTCAGAAAAATTTGTGGAAGACACAATGGAATCTGATAAGTGAGATTTCGAGTAAGTGTTTACATAATCTTCTTCTGTCCGAAGAAATGATTCATCGAAATAATGAACCACCATTGATATCGACACGGCTGAGATCGCCAAATGTTCGGGAGTTCCTTTATTCAATCCTTTTCCTTCTTCTTGTTGCAGGATATCTCGTTCGTACACATCTTCTCTTTGTTTCCCGAGCCTATAGTGAGTTACAGACAGAGTTCGAAAAGGTCAAATCTTTGATGATTCCATCATACATGATTGAGTTGCGAAAACTTCTGGATAGGTATCCTACATCTGAACTGAATTCTTTCTGGTTAAAGAATCTATTTCTAGTTGCTCTGGAACAATTAGGAGATTTGCTAGAAGAAATACGGGGTTCTGCTTCTGGCGGCAACATGCTATGGGGTGGTGGTCCCGCTTACGGGGTCAAATCAATACGTTCTAAGAAGAAATTTTTTAATATCAATCTCATCGATCTCATAAGTATCATACCAAATCCTATCAATCGAATCACTTTTTCGAGAAATACGAGACATCTAAGTCATACAAGTAAAGAGATTTATTCATTGATAAGAAAAAGAAAAAACGTGAACGGTGATTGGATTGATGATAAAATCGAATCCTTGGTCGCGAACAGTGATTCGATTGATGATAAAGAAAGAGAATTCTTGGTTCAGTTCTCCACCTTAACGACAGAAAAAAGGATTGATCAAATTCTATTGAGTCTGACCCATAGTGATCATTTATCAAAGAATGACTCTGGTTATCAAATGATTGAAGAGCCGGGAGCAATTTACTTACGATACTTAGTTGACATTCATAAAAAGTATCTAATGAATTATGAGTTCAATACACCCTGTTTAGCAGAAAGACGGATATTCCTTGCTCATTATCAGACAATCACTTATTCACAAACCTCGTGTGGGGCGAATAGTTTTCATTTCCCATCTCATGGAAAACCCTTTTCGCTCCGCTTAGCCTTATCCCCCTCGAGGGGTATTTTAGTGATAGGTTCTATAGGAACTGGACGGTCCTATTTGGTCAAATACCTAGCGACAAACTCCTATGTTCCTTTCATTACAGTATTTCTGAACAAGTTCCTGGATAACAAGCCTAAGGGTTTTCTTATTGATGATAGGGACGATATTGATGATAGTGACGATATTGATGTGAGTGACGATATCGACCGTGACCTTGATACGGAGCTGGAGCTTCTAACTAGGATGAATGTACTAACTATGGATATGATGCCGGAAATAGACCGATTTTATATCACCCTTCAATTCGAATTAGCAAAAGCAATGTCTCCTTGCATAATATGGATTCCAAACATTCACGATCTGGATGTGAATGAGTCGAATTACTTATCCCTCGGTCTATTAGTGAACTATCTCTCCAGGGATTGTGAAAGATGTTCCACTAGAAATATTCTTGTTATTGCTTCGACTCATATTCCCCAAAAAGTGGATCCCGCTCTAATAGCTCCGAATAAATTAAATACATGCATTAAGATACGAAGGCTTCTTATTCCACAACAACGAAAGCACGTTTTCACTCTTTCATATAGTAGGGGATTTCACTTGGAAAAGAAAATGTTCCATACTAAGAGATTCGGGTCCGTAACCATGGGTTCCAATGTACGAGATCTTGTAGCACTTACCAATGAGGCCCTATCGATTAGTATTACACAGAAGAAATCAATTATAGACACTAATATAATTAGATCTGCTCTTCATAGACAAACTTGGGATTTGCGATCCCAGGTAAGATCGGTTCAGGATCATGGGATCCTTTTCTATCAGATAGGAAGGGCTGTTGCACAAAATGTATTTCTAAGTAATTGCCCCATAGATCCTATATCTATCTATATGAAGAAGAAATCATGTAACGAAGGGGATTCTTATTTGTACAAATGGTACTTCGAACTTGGAACGAGCATGAAGAAATTAACGATACTTCTTTATCTTTTGAGTTGTTCTGCCGGATCGATTGCTCAAGACCTTTGGTCTCTACCCGGACCCGATGAAAAAAATGGGATCACTTATTATGGACTTGTTGAGAATGATTCTGATCTAGTTCATGGCCTATTAGAAGTAGAAGGCGCTCTGGTGGGATCCTCACGGACAGAAAAAGATTGCAGTCAGTTTGATAATGATCGAGTGACATTGCTTCTTCGGCCCGAACCAAGGAGTCCCTTAGATATGATGCAAAATGGATCTTGTTCTATCCTTGATCAGAGATTTCTCTATGAAAAATATGAATCGGAGTTTGAAGAAGGGGAAGTAGAAGGAATCCTCGACCCGCAACAGATAGAGGAGGATTTATTCAATCACATAGTTTGGGCTCCTAGAATATGGAGCCCTTGGGGCTTTCTATTTGATTGTATCGAAAGGCCCAATTCATTGGGATTTCCCTATTGGGCCAGGTCATTTCGGGGTAAGCGGATCATTTATGATGAAGAGGATGAGCTTCAAGAGAATGATTCGGAGTTCTTGCAGAGTGGAACCATGCAGTACCAGATACGAGATAGATCTTCCAAAGAACAAGGCGTTTTTCGAATAAGCCAATTCATTTGGGACCCTGCGGATCCACTCTTTTTCCTATTCAAAGACCAGCCCCTTGTCTCTGTGTTTTCACATCGAGAATTCTTTGCAGATGAAGAGATGTCAAAGGGGCTTCTTACTTCCCAAACAGATCCTCCTACATCTATATATAAACGCTGGTTTATCAAGAATACGCAAGAAAAGCACTTCGAATTGTTGATTCATCGCCAGAGATGGCTTAGAACCAAGAGTTCATTATCTAATGGATTTTTCCGTTCTAATACTCTATCCGAGAGTTATCAGTATTTATCAAATCTGTTCCTATCTAACGGAAGGCTATTGGATCAAATGACAAAGGCATTGTTGAGAAAAAGATGGCTTTTCCCGGATGAAATGAAAATTGGATTCATGTAATAGGAGAAAGGTTTCCCATTCCTTAGCCTGAAAGATATGTGGCCATGAAATAGGGATTAAGTGGAACAGAATTGACTGGGTGGTAGAGTCGTGGAAACACCTCCTTCTTCCATATTTTGGACACGGAACAATATGTTACTGCTGAAACATGGAAGAATTGAAATCTTAGATCAAAACACTATGTATGGATGGTATGAACTGCCTAAACAAGAATTCTTGAACAGCGAGCAACCAGAGCGATTCCTCACTACATCAAAAAATTTCCATTAATGAAAGATGTAAATCCATTGGAAAAATCAAAAATACGTATGTCGGATGAAATGGTGGTTGTTGCTATCTGCTCCAATAACGAATCGTTGGTTTAACTGAATAACTAAATGAATAACTAAATAAAATAGATAGAACCTTCTCTTCGTCTCAGGTCGATGGATCTTCTCAATTGGAAGATCCCCTATATGGATAATATACACATTCCAGTTGACCGGGCCTAATTCTAATTCTTTTGTTCCGAAGCAAAGATATCCACGGGGCGGTTCGTCCTATTCAGATATTCACGACCAAGAAGTACTGGATTCTCTTTCGGATAGGCTCTGAAAGGAGAAAGAGAAGGAAGGCTGGAATGCCAACAGACGCCTATTATTGAATTCACCCGACCCGATAGTACCCATTTTATTTTGGGAACATAACATCCAGTGCCAAAGTCACTGAATGGGTAAGTCGCCAATCCCTAAAACGGACTATGTACTGTACTTTATCTGTTGGGTTACGGGCGGGCATTTTCCAGAGGTTTCTATTGTATCAATCTACCTTTGTGTAATTCCTGTTGAAGACATAGACTCGGGGGTGGTTCCAGGGCGGACGATTTCAAAGCAGACTCCCCATTCATTATTCATTAGATAGAGAAGATCACCAAGATTTCGTGATCCGCGGCCGAACTTATTCCAATTCAATAAGAGATCTCGGATCGAATCGATATTGATATACCGATTCGATCCGAGATCTCTTATTGAATTGCTCATTCAATGAGCATTCTCAATATTATGCCTTGAAGAGGACTCGAACCTCCACGCTCTTTAGCACGAGATTTTGAGTCTCGCGTGTCTACCATTTCACCACCAAGGCATCTTGAAAGTGAATCGTATTCCATGAATATGATATCTATCTAGTGTGATGTATGGAATATATGACAAAGGTGGAGTGTTGGAGTATTTCTATTGATCGGTCATGTCATATAGGCCCGAGTCAGACATCCAATTGCTTCGATTTGAATTATCCGGAAGATGCCTTATCTATATTATATCAAAAAAATGGACAATCAAACCTATTTCTCGATTCAATAGAAGCCAAAAGGGGTGAATAGAATAGGGAATAGGGTCCCAAATAAGGAGAGATATATATGTAAAAAACAGGTCCGATTACGCCTATTCCTAATCCTAAATGGAATGTAGCGACGGGGGGATCCATATGTAAACATAGTCTTTATTTAGATACGCTCGAATGACCTTTTCTCATAATGAGAATGTATATAAGCCTATTCCGGTCTGGTCCGGTATGAAATGAACTTATAATCATGGAATCGACTCGATTATAGATTATAAGTTCATAACCCTAGCCCATTCCCATTTTGGGCGGAACAGATCTACAAATTCTTTGATTCCAGTTAGTAAGAGGGATCTTGAACTAAGAAATAGATTCTAGAAGCTAAAAAAGGGTATCTTGAGCAATTTCAATAATCGGGCTCATTGATATTCCCGGTATAGTAGATGCTATCACACATACAATCATACTCAATTCGATGGAATTGTTTGATCTTAAAGGGGATCCTCTATAATTTCGCACGTGAGGGGTTATTTCTTGGTTTTGTCCAGTCATTAATAACTTGATTATTTTTAGATAATAGTAGATAGAAAGAACGCTCGTAAGGAGTCCTATTGAAACCAAGAAATATAGGCCTGCCTGCCATCCACACCAGAATAAATGGAGTTTTCCGAAAAAACCTGCTAGTGGAGGAAGACCTCCTAGGGATAAGAGACATAGGGCTAAAGAGAGAGCCAAAAAAGGATCTTTCGTGTATAATCCTGCATAATCTCGAATGTTATCAGTTCCGGTGCGTAGACCAAATAATACAATGCAAGCAAAAGTTCCTAGATTCATGGAGATATAGAAGAGCATATAAGTTATCATGCTTGCATATCCACCATTTGAGTCTCCAACAATTATTCCAATAATTACATATCCAATTTGACCTATGGACGAATATGCAAGCATACGTTTCATGCTTGTTTGAGTAATAGCAATGAGATTCCCCACTATCATGCTCAGAATAGCTAGGATTTCCAGAAGAAGATGCCATTCGTTTGATGAGAAATAAAAAGGAATATCGAAAATTCGAGTGGCTGAAGCTGAAGCAGCTACTTTCGAAGTAACAGAAAGAAAAGCAACGACTGGAGTGGGAGAGTCAGAGTCGAAAAGAGGATTCCTCACTTCTTTCTCTCATTCAAAACCGTGCATGAGACTTTTATCTCGCACGGCTCCTAAGTGATAAAAGAAAGAAGAACTCATCTTCTTTCTTTTTTGATTACCTTCCTCGCGTATGTATAAGACCGAATCCATTCGATTTCTAAAAAGGATTACTAATCCTTAACTTTTCGAGAAATCCTTCATCAGTGGTTGTGAATGACCGATTTTTCTCAATCTTTTCGACCTCTTGGTTCCGTAGGAGCAAGTCAGAAAGATTGAGAAATAGAACCATCTGATTTGATTCGTTCTCAATAGCCATGAGATGATCATCTTAGGGTGATCTTTTTGTCGACGGATGCTCCTATTACACTTGTAGTCTCTGAAGGATGAGAACCAACTATGTAGCATCTACATCGAGAATTTAAGTATTGTATACGTCATTAGTCCGATCTTTTGTAGGAGCTACCCGTAATAACGAACTTGCAAAATGAATCTGTTTATCATAAAGAGATTTGTTGTTCCTGACCCTGCTTCACCTTAATTGTTATTTGAACAAGTAAAAGTTATGTCTTGGTCCGAGTGGGGATAGCATTTCTCTTCTGCATGTCCATGGAGTTTTGAAAAATCCAAGCATCTCAGAGATAGATAGAGAGGTAGGAATTTTTCGAACGAACCGCACTCCTTCGTATACGTCAGGAGTCCATTGATGAGAAGGGGCTGGGGAAAGCTTGAACCCAATTCCTACAGTGATGAATATAAGCGCAATTGAAATTCCTGGGGAGTTATACATTTGTGTATTGATAAGACCATTCACTATTTCTTGAAGCTCGATCTCTCCCCCGGACGAACCATATAGCCAAGAGAAACCATGAACCAGAATAGAAGAGCTTGCCCCACCCATGAGTAAATATTTCGTAGTAGCCTCATTAGACCGTACATCTTTCTTGGTATATCCAGATAATAGGTATGAGCATAAACTGAAACATTCTGGAGCTACAAAGATAGTTATTAAATCGTTAGCACCGCATAAAAACATTCCTCCTAGAGTAGCTGTTAATACGAATAAGAGAAACTCTGTTATAGCCATTTCTGTACATTCAATGTACTCTACGGATAGAGGAATACATAGAGTTGAACATAGTAAAATAAGAAATTGAAAGATTTCGTTGAAATTGTTCGTTTGGAAATTTCCCGAAAAGCTAATCATAGGTTCTTCTCTCCATCGGAACAATAGGGCCGTTATACTCATTACTAAACTTGTTGAAGAGATGAAATATAACCAAGGCATATCTTTTTGATCAGAGGTTGAATCGATCATCAGAAGAAGAATTAGGCCAAAAATTAGGATACATTCTGGGAAAATAAAACTTCCATCGAAGAGAAGCAAATGAAAGGCTTTCATAAAAATTCTCGTAGAATCGAGAATGAAGTTTTCATTCTGTACATGCCAGATCATGAATTAGTAACTGCATCCAATCTCCAAAAAAATCCCAATTGTTTCGAACTTTCTCTTTTTTTTTTGGAATGGAATATTTACGGAATCCCCATAAATAGGATCAAACCTTATTCCATGGTATTTACCTCTTTCTTATTCTTAAGCAAGTCTCCGAGAGGGCTTAATTGATCCATGATTTATGTTTCATCTTTCGTTTCCTTTTCGTTTGTTTCGAGAAATATAGCGATCAATTCCGATTCTTTCTTTTTCTATTGATTCTTTTCCGATCGAGATGTATGGCTCCATGAGTCTATGTGTCTATATAGATATAGATATAGATCCTGTTCATGGATTAACGAAAATGTGCAAAAGCTCTATTTGCCTCTGCCATTCTATGAGTCTCTTCCTTTTTGCGTATGGCATCGCCACTCCCTTTGGCAGCATCCACCAATTCGGAACTTAATTTGAAAACCATATTTCGACCCGGACGTTTTCGGGATGCTCCTAATAACCAACGAATGGCAAGTGCTTTTCCTTGTGTGGATCCTATTTCAATGGGAACTTGATGAGTCGATCCGCCTACACGTCTTGCTTTTACTGCTATATCGGGAGTTACTCCACGTATTGCTTGATGTAAAACAGATAGTGGATTT is a genomic window of Populus trichocarpa chloroplast, complete genome containing:
- the ycf2 gene encoding Ycf2 (hypothetical protein RF2), translated to MKGHQFKSWIFELREILREIKNSHYFLDSWTQFNSVGSFIHIFFHQERFIKLLDSRIWSILFSRNSQGSTSNRYFTIKGVVLFVVVVLIYRINNRKMVERKNLYLTGLLPIPMNSIGPRNDTLEESFGSSNINRLIVSLLYLPKGKKISESRFLDPKESTWVLPITKKCIMSESNWGSRWWRNWIGKKRDSSCKISNETVAGIEISFKEKDIKYLEFLFVYYMDDPIRKDHDWELFDRLSPRKGRNIINLNSGQLFEILVKDWICYLMFAFREKIPIEVEGFFKQQGAGSTIQSNDIEHVSHLFSRKKWAISLQNCAQFHMWQFRQDLFVSWGNNPHESDFLRNISRENWIWLDNVWLVNKDRFFSKARNISSNIQYDSTRSSFVQGRDSSQLKGSSDQSRDHFDSISNEDSEYHTLINQREIQQLKERSILWDPSFLQTERTEIESDRFPKCLSGYSSMSRLFTEGAKEMNNHLLPEEIEEFLGNPTRSIRSFFSDRWSELHLGSNPTERSTRDQKLLKKEQDVSFVPSRRSENKEIVNIFKTITYLQNTVSIHPISSDPGCDMVLKDELDMDSSNKISFLNKNPFFDLFHLFHDRNGGGYTLHHDFESEERFQEMADLFTLSITEPDLVYHKGFAFFIDSYGLDQKQFLNEVFNSRDESKKKSLLVLPPIFYEENESFYRRIRKKWVRISCGNDLEDPKQKRVVFASNNIMEAVNQYGLIRNLIQIQYSTYGYIRNVLNQFFLMNRSDRNFEYGIQKDQIGNDTLNHRTLMKYTINQHLSNLKQSQKKWFDPLIFLSRTERSMNWDPNSYRYKWSNGSNNFQEHLEHFISEQKSRFLFQVVFDRLRINQYSIDWSEVIDKKDLSKSLPFFLSKLLLFLSKFLLFLSNSLPFFFVSFGNIPIHRSEIHIYELKGPNDQLCNQLLEPIGLQIVHLKKWKPFLLDDHDTSQKSKFLINGGTISPFLFNKIPKWMIDSFHTRNNRRKSFDNTDSSFSMISHDQDNWLNPVKPFHRSSLISSFYKANRLRFLNNLHHFCFYCNKRFPFYVEKARIKNYDFTYGQFLNILFIRNKIFSLCGGKKKHAFLERDTISPIESQVSNIFIPNDFPQSGDESLYKSFHFPIRPDPFVRRAIYSIADVSGTPLTEGQIFNFERTYCQPLSDINLSDSEGKNLHQYLNFNSNMGLIHTPCSEKYLPSEKRKKRSLCLKKCVEKGQMYRTFQRDSAFSTLSKWNLFQTYMPWFLTSTGYKYLNLIFLDTFSDHLLPILSSSQKIVSIFHDIMHGSDISWRILQKNLWKTQWNLISEISSKCLHNLLLSEEMIHRNNEPPLISTRLRSPNVREFLYSILFLLLVAGYLVRTHLLFVSRAYSELQTEFEKVKSLMIPSYMIELRKLLDRYPTSELNSFWLKNLFLVALEQLGDLLEEIRGSASGGNMLWGGGPAYGVKSIRSKKKFFNINLIDLISIIPNPINRITFSRNTRHLSHTSKEIYSLIRKRKNVNGDWIDDKIESLVANSDSIDDKEREFLVQFSTLTTEKRIDQILLSLTHSDHLSKNDSGYQMIEEPGAIYLRYLVDIHKKYLMNYEFNTPCLAERRIFLAHYQTITYSQTSCGANSFHFPSHGKPFSLRLALSPSRGILVIGSIGTGRSYLVKYLATNSYVPFITVFLNKFLDNKPKGFLIDDRDDIDDSDDIDVSDDIDRDLDTELELLTRMNVLTMDMMPEIDRFYITLQFELAKAMSPCIIWIPNIHDLDVNESNYLSLGLLVNYLSRDCERCSTRNILVIASTHIPQKVDPALIAPNKLNTCIKIRRLLIPQQRKHVFTLSYSRGFHLEKKMFHTKRFGSVTMGSNVRDLVALTNEALSISITQKKSIIDTNIIRSALHRQTWDLRSQVRSVQDHGILFYQIGRAVAQNVFLSNCPIDPISIYMKKKSCNEGDSYLYKWYFELGTSMKKLTILLYLLSCSAGSIAQDLWSLPGPDEKNGITYYGLVENDSDLVHGLLEVEGALVGSSRTEKDCSQFDNDRVTLLLRPEPRSPLDMMQNGSCSILDQRFLYEKYESEFEEGEVEGILDPQQIEEDLFNHIVWAPRIWSPWGFLFDCIERPNSLGFPYWARSFRGKRIIYDEEDELQENDSEFLQSGTMQYQIRDRSSKEQGVFRISQFIWDPADPLFFLFKDQPLVSVFSHREFFADEEMSKGLLTSQTDPPTSIYKRWFIKNTQEKHFELLIHRQRWLRTKSSLSNGFFRSNTLSESYQYLSNLFLSNGRLLDQMTKALLRKRWLFPDEMKIGFM
- the rps7 gene encoding ribosomal protein S7, which encodes MSRRGTAEEKTAKSDPIYRNRLVNMLVNRILKHGKKSLAYQILYRAMKKIQQKTETNPLSVLHQAIRGVTPDIAVKARRVGGSTHQVPIEIGSTQGKALAIRWLLGASRKRPGRNMVFKLSSELVDAAKGSGDAIRKKEETHRMAEANRAFAHFR
- the ndhB gene encoding NADH dehydrogenase subunit 2; its protein translation is MIWHVQNENFILDSTRIFMKAFHLLLFDGSFIFPECILIFGLILLLMIDSTSDQKDMPWLYFISSTSLVMSITALLFRWREEPMISFSGNFQTNNFNEIFQFLILLCSTLCIPLSVEYIECTEMAITEFLLFVLTATLGGMFLCGANDLITIFVAPECFSLCSYLLSGYTKKDVRSNEATTKYLLMGGASSSILVHGFSWLYGSSGGEIELQEIVNGLINTQMYNSPGISIALIFITVGIGFKLSPAPSHQWTPDVYEGSPTPVVAFLSVTSKVAASASATRIFDIPFYFSSNEWHLLLEILAILSMIVGNLIAITQTSMKRMLAYSSIGQIGYVIIGIIVGDSNGGYASMITYMLFYISMNLGTFACIVLFGLRTGTDNIRDYAGLYTKDPFLALSLALCLLSLGGLPPLAGFFGKLHLFWCGWQAGLYFLVSIGLLTSVLSIYYYLKIIKLLMTGQNQEITPHVRNYRGSPLRSNNSIELSMIVCVIASTIPGISMSPIIEIAQDTLF
- a CDS encoding hypothetical protein (similar to Nicotiana tabacum orf 79) translates to MEYMTKVECWSISIDRSCHIGPSQTSNCFDLNYPEDALSILYQKNGQSNLFLDSIEAKRGE